A stretch of Tripterygium wilfordii isolate XIE 37 chromosome 11, ASM1340144v1, whole genome shotgun sequence DNA encodes these proteins:
- the LOC120009900 gene encoding pescadillo homolog has translation MVKHYRPPGKKKEGNAARYVTRSQAVKQLQVTLQLFRKLCIYKGVFPREPKKKVKGNHHTYYHVKDIAFIQHDPLLEKFREIRAYQKKITKAKAKANKELANILLTRQPSYKLDHVIRDRYPKFIDSLRDLDDCLTLVHLFAVLPAIDRVKIEVKRVHNCRRLSHEWQAYIARTHKLRKVFVSVKGIYYQAEVEGQKITWLTPHALQQVLTDDVDFGVMLTFLEFYETLLAFINFKLYHSINVKYPPILDPRLESLAADLYALSRYFDASSRASLMEPHVAGSSNLEQVDNQPDRKQHDESDVRLAQLQHQLPSNEPGALMHLVGDVGVDTDNDDDEDTRQCKNLFKNMKFFLSREVPRESLLFVIPAFGGVVSWDGDGAPFSEGDQSITYQIVDRPTQGHKYLSREYIQPQWVYDSVNARIILPTEAYTVGRVPPPHLSPFVDHEAEGYVPDYAETIKRLQAAAKNEVLPMPGVGKEDIDDPQNLLVEGYVSRAEAIEAAEKRQKMMTLEKQYHDELKKELQGVHDLSSVSNAIEQSPGKDAEAVKETLPDLKQIAEDAENMSTIVMSRKKRGLYKAMQIGKERKHSRVNLLKERKKKLVEETQKAKNN, from the exons ATGGTGAAGCATTATAGACCTCCT ggaaagaaaaaggaaggcaACGCCGCCAGATACGTTACCAGGTCTCAAGCTGTCAAGCAGCTCCAAGTTACTCTACAACTTTTCAG GAAACTGTGCATTTACAAAGGTGTTTTTCCTCGGGAACCAAAGAAGAAGGTGAAAGGGAATCACCACACTTATTATCACGTGAAGGACATTGCATTCATTCAACATGATCCATTACTTGAGAAGTTCAGGGAAATTAGGGCATATCAAAAGAAGATAACCAAGGCAAAGGCAAAGGCTAACAAGGAACTTGCAAACATTCTACTAACTCGACAACCTAGTTATAAATTAGACCACGTCATTCGGGACAG GTATCCTAAGTTCATTGATTCTCTAAGAGATTTGGATGATTGTCTCACATTGGTGCACCTCTTTGCGGTGCTGCCTGCAATTGATAGGGTGAAAATTGAGGTCAAGCGTGTTCATAACTGTCGAAG GTTGAGTCATGAATGGCAAGCATATATAGCTCGCACTCATAAATTGAGAAAGGTTTTTGTGTCTGTTAAGGGCATATATTACCAG GCTGAGGTTGAGGGTCAAAAGATCACATGGTTGACTCCTCATGCATTGCAACAAGTTTTGACTGATGATGTAGACTTTGGTGTTATGTTAACATTTTTGGAGTTCTACGAG ACTCTCCTTGCCTTCATAAATTTTAAGCTATATCATTCTATAAATGTGAAGTATCCACCCATTCTTGATCCCCGGTTGGAATCTTTGGCTGCAG ATCTTTATGCATTGTCAAGATATTTTGATGCTAGCTCTAGAGCTTCCTTAATGGAACCTCATGTGGCTGGCTCATCTAATTTGGAGCAAGTTGACAATCAGCCAGATAGGAAACAACATGATGAGTCAGATGTAAGACTTGCCCAACTTCAGCATCAGCTGCCCTCCAATGAGCCTGGTGCACTGATGCATCTTGTTGGAGATGTCGGTGTTGACactgataatgatgatgatgaagatactAGACAGTGCAAGAACCTGTTTAAGAATATGAAATTCTTTTTGAGCCGAGAG GTCCCTCGGGAGTCATTGCTTTTTGTCATTCCTGCTTTCGGTGGTGTTGTTTCTTGGGATGGAGATGGGGCTCCATTCTCAGAAGGTGATCAGAGCATTACTTATCAG ATTGTTGACAGGCCAACTCAGGGTCATAAATACCTTTCAAGAGAATATATTCAACCGCAGTGGGTTTATGATAGTGTAAATGCTCGTATCATATTGCCAACTGAGGCTTACACGGTGggaag GGTTCCTCCACCTCACCTTTCACCTTTCGTTGATCATGAGGCAGAAGGTTATGTTCCTGACTATGCAGAGACTATTAAACGGCTGCAGGCTGCAGCAAAAAATGAAGTCCTTCCAATGCCTGGTGTGGGAAAAGAAGACATTGATGATCCTCAGAATTTGTTGGTTGAAGGTTATGTCAGTCGGGCAGAAGCTATTGAAGCTGCCGAGAAAAGGCAGAAG ATGATGACTCTTGAGAAGCAGTATCATGATGAATTGAAAAAGGAACTTCAGGGTGTCCATGATTTATCTTCTGTCTCAAATGCAATTGAGCAAAGCCCTGGAAAGGATGCAGAGGCTGTGAAGGAAACTCTCCCTGACCTTAAACAAATTGCTGAAGATGCTGAAAATATGTCGACAATTGTGATGTCACGTAAAAAGCGGGGCTTGTACAAAGCCATGCAG ATTGGCAAGGAACGGAAGCATTCACGTGTTAATCTTCTCAAGGAACGGAAGAAAAAGTTAGTAGAAGAAACTCAGAAGGCTAAGAATAACTAG
- the LOC120009626 gene encoding cyclin-dependent protein kinase inhibitor SMR6-like, producing MGFSKKSQADSGLESEAKKWVIAGITIRTSLKPINTKSRGKETEDDDNTEEACSTTPTAKEARIPEKIPCPPAPRKRRPTSRCNFDARDFFTPPDLESVFKFHVEKTN from the coding sequence ATGGGGTTTTCAAAGAAATCACAAGCGGATTCCGGATTAGAATCGGAAGCCAAGAAATGGGTTATCGCCGGAATCACGATTAGGACTTCCTTGAAGCCAATCAACACAAAATCAAGAGGCAAAGAGACCGAAGACGACGACAACACCGAAGAGGCCTGTTCGACAACTCCAACAGCTAAAGAAGCAAGAATACCAGAGAAAATACCATGCCCACCTGCCCCGAGAAAGCGAAGACCTACTTCAAGATGCAATTTTGATGCCAGAGACTTCTTCACTCCACCTGATTTGGAGTCGGTTTTCAAGTTCCATgttgagaaaacaaattaa
- the LOC120009950 gene encoding F-box protein SKIP23-like, with product MEADWSSLNSDLLEAIANRLRIEDYVRVQAVCKPWRLLIERFPRHPHNQLPWLALPPAENSNTCRFYSFTERKLHHIELPELRERRCCGSSHGWMVMVDKSPDVFLLNPLTGSRIPLPPITTFPQVEDFLVSDDGDEKYCYRPHVLDRSHIYSGKLMQSRFLNKVALTGNPSVTRDYMVLAIYGDLEHLAFCREGDDNWTLVHQDDAKLIFEDVVYWKGNLYAVDYSGRLIECDLGGPIPEVKRILTTRLIIGDRSYLVVSGEELLLVSRTKECCFGERHYRRTKKFMVFKLDEESLTWVEVADLRDRMFFVGNNFALSLSANDFPECKANYIYFTDDCVNGYVAYIKGTSKHLYGGHDLGAYDMTNGKIEPFPCFPEFTCSTWPPPFWSMLSPY from the coding sequence ATGGAGGCTGATTGGTCCAGTCTGAACTCCGACTTGCTTGAAGCGATTGCAAATCGCCTTAGAATAGAAGATTATGTCCGTGTCCAAGCTGTATGCAAGCCATGGCGATTGTTAATAGAGCGTTTCCCACGTCATCCACACAACCAACTTCCATGGCTGGCTCTGCCACCTGCTGAAAATAGCAATACTTGTCGCTTTTATAGTTTCACTGAAAGGAAGCTTCACCATATTGAGCTGCCTGAGCTTCGCGAGAGGCGATGCTGCGGTTCATCTCATGGCTGGATGGTAATGGTGGATAAAAGCCCTGATGTGTTTCTGCTGAATCCCCTCACAGGGTCTCGGATTCCACTCCCACCGATTACAACTTTTCCTCAGGTTGAGGATTTTCTTGTTTCGGATGATGGTGATGAAAAATATTGTTATCGACCCCATGTGCTTGATCGGTCCCATATATATAGCGGGAAACTCATGCAAAGCCGATTCCTCAACAAGGTGGCCTTAACTGGGAATCCTTCTGTTACTAGGGATTACATGGTCCTCGCTATCTATGGTGATTTGGAACATTTAGCCTTTTGTAGAGAGGGAGATGACAATTGGACTTTAGTACATCAAGATGATGCAAAACTCATTTTCGAAGATGTGGTTTACTGGAAGGGAAATTTGTATGCTGTAGACTACAGTGGAAGGCTTATAGAATGTGATTTGGGGGGTCCGATCCCTGAGGTAAAGAGAATATTGACCACACGGCTTATTATTGGAGATAGAAGTTACTTAGTAGTTTCAGGAGAGGAACTATTGTTGGTTTCTAGGACAAAAGAATGCTGTTTCGGAGAGAGGCATTATCGCAGAACAAAGAAGTTCATGGTTTTTAAGTTGGACGAAGAGAGCCTGACTTGGGTCGAGGTCGCCGATCTCAGGGATCGTATGTTTTTTGTGGGCAATAATTTTGCATTGTCTCTTTCCGCTAACGATTTCCCTGAATGCAAAGCCAATTACATTTATTTCACAGATGACTGTGTCAATGGCTATGTAGCCTACATCAAGGGTACAAGCAAGCACTTGTATGGGGGCCACGACTTGGGAGCCTATGACATGACGAATGGAAAAATTGAACCATTCCCTTGCTTTCCAGAATTCACTTGTTCAACTTGGCCACCCCCCTTTTGGTCTATGCTCTCTCCGTACTGA